One segment of Pan paniscus chromosome 20, NHGRI_mPanPan1-v2.0_pri, whole genome shotgun sequence DNA contains the following:
- the ZNF17 gene encoding zinc finger protein 17, translating into MNLTEDYMVFEDVAIHFSQEEWGILNDVQRHLHSDVMLENFALLSSVGCWHGAKDEEAPSKQCVSVGVSQVTTLKPALSTQKAQPCETCSSLLKDILHLAEHDGTHPKRTAELYLHQKEHLREKLTRSDEGRPSFVNDSVHLAKRNLTCMQGGKDFTGDSDLQKQALHSGWKPHRDTHGVEAFQIGQNDYSCSQCGKDFCHQHRLFEHQKIHTEERPYECSECGKLFRYNSDLNKHQRNHTGERPYKCSECGKAFSLKYNVVQHQKIHTGERPYECSECGKAFLRKSHLLQHQRIHTRPRPYVCSECGKAFLTQAHLVGHQKIHTGERPYGCNECGKYFMYSSALIRHQKVHTGERPFYCCECGKFFMDSCTLIIHQRVHTGEKPYECNECGKFFRYRSTLIRHQKVHTGEKPYECSECGKFFMDTSTLIIHQRVHTGEKPYECSKCGKFFRYCFTLNRHQRVHSGERPYECSECGKFFVDSCTLKSHQRVHTGERPFECSICGKSFRCRSTLDTHQRIHTGERPYECSECGKFFRHNSNHIRHRRNHFGERSFECTECGRVFSQNSHLIRHQKVHTRERTYKCSKCGKFFMDSSTLISHERVHTGEKPYECSECGKVFRYNSSLIKHRRIHTGERPYQCSECGRVFNQNSHLIQHQKVHTR; encoded by the exons ATGAACCTGACTGAG GATTATATGGTTTTTGAGGACGTGGCCATACATTTCTCCCAGGAGGAGTGGGGAATTCTTAATGACGTTCAAAGACACCTGCACAGCGATGTGATGCTGGAGAACTTTGCACTTTTGTCCTCAGTAG GTTGTTGGCATGGAGCCAAGGATGAGGAGGCACCTTCCAAGCAATGTGTTTCTGTAGGAGTGTCACAGGTCACAACTTTAAAGCCAGCTTTGTCCACCCAGAAGGCCCAGCCCTGTGAGACATGTAGCTCACTTCTGAAGGACATTCTACACCTGGCTGAGCATGACGGAACACACCCCAAGCGTACAGCCGAGCTTTACCTGCACCAAAAGGAGCATCTTAGAGAGAAGCTCACCAGAAGTGATGAAGGGAGGCCTTCGTTTGTGAATGACAGTGTTCACCTGGCAAAGAGGAACCTCACATGCATGCAGGGTGGCAAGGATTTTACTGGTGATTCAGATCTTCAAAAACAGGCTCTTCACAGTGGGTGGAAGCCACACAGGGACACTCATGGCGTGGAGGCCTTTCAAATTGGACAGAATGATTACAGCTGCAGCCAATGTGGGAAAGACTTTTGCCACCAACATAGACTGTTTGAGCACCAGAAAAtccacacagaggaaaggccttATGAGTGCAGTGAATGTGGCAAATTGTTTAGGTACAACTCCGACCTTAATAAACATCAGCGAAATCATACTGGAGAAAGGCCTTATAAGTGTAgtgaatgtggaaaagccttcagCCTCAAATACAATGTTGTTCAACACCAGaaaattcacactggagaaaggccttatgagtgcagtgaatgtgggaaagctttcCTTAGAAAGTCTCACCTACTTCAGCACCAGAGGATTCACACCAGGCCAAGGCCTTATGTGTGTAGtgaatgtgggaaggccttccTTACACAGGCTCACCTTGTTGGTCAccagaaaattcatactggagaacGGCCTTATGGatgcaatgaatgtgggaaatactttatgtacagttcAGCACTCATTAGACATCAGAaagttcacactggagaaaggccTTTTTATTGCTGTGAATGTGGGAAATTCTTTATGGACAGCTGCACACTCATTATTCACCAGAgagttcatactggagaaaaaccttATGAATGCAACGAATGTGGGAAGTTCTTTAGATACCGTTCCACACTCATTAGACATCAGAaagttcacactggagaaaagccTTATGAGTGTAGTGAATGTGGGAAGTTCTTTATGGACACTTCCACACTCATTATTCATCAGAgagttcatactggagaaaagCCTTATGAATGCAGCAAATGTGGGAAATTCTTTAGGTATTGCTTCACACTGAATAGACATCAGAGAGTTCACTCTGGAGAGAGGCCTTATGAATGCAGTGAATGTGGCAAATTCTTTGTGGACAGCTGTACACTGAAGAGTCATCAGagagttcacactggagaaagacCTTTTGAATGCAGCATTTGTGGAAAATCCTTTAGATGTCGCTCCACACTTGATacacatcagagaattcacactggtgAAAGGCCTTATGAGTGTAGTGAATGTGGGAAATTCTTTAGGCACAACTCAAATCATATTAGACATCGGAGAAATCACTTTGGAGAAAGGTCTTTTGAGTGCACTGAGTGTGGGAGAGTTTTTAGCCAAAATTCCCACCTCATTCGGCACCAAAAAGTTCACACTAGGGAAAGAACTTACAAATGCAGCAAATGTGGGAAATTTTTTATGGACAGCTCCACACTCATTAGTCATGAGAgagttcatactggagaaaagCCTTATgagtgcagtgaatgtgggaaagTCTTTAGATACAACTCCAGCCTCATTAAACATcggagaattcacactggagagagacCTTATCAGTGCAGTGAATGTGGAAGAGTCTTTAACCAAAATTCTCATCTCATTCAGCACCAGAAAGTTCACACCAGATAA